One segment of Coffea arabica cultivar ET-39 chromosome 7c, Coffea Arabica ET-39 HiFi, whole genome shotgun sequence DNA contains the following:
- the LOC140010468 gene encoding protease Do-like 8, chloroplastic isoform X1: MQIVTLTAANQPAAPPKTSFLGRRELCFDGISSICCSDQPSSDDAAMASASSDPQTPNSPAVKTEHGQCKDLSGRLVGKIFPVTTRRTLFASLSMYLGYHPSRYFSAYALGDPSVTVEQVTPPVFPSGPLFPSEERIVQLFEKNTYSVVNIFDVTLRPQLNLSGVVEVPEGNGSGVVWDGLGHIVTNYHVIGNSLSRNPSRGQVVARVNILASEGVQKNFEGRLIGADRAKDLAVLKVEASADLLRPIKVGPSSSLKVGQQCLAIGNPFGFDHTLTVGVISGLNRDIFSQTGVTIGDGIQTDAAINPGNSGGPLLDSKGRLIGINTAIFTQTGTSAGVGFAIPASTVSKIVPQLIQRGKVVRAGLNIEFAPDPVANQLNVRNGALILQVPQNSLAAKAGLVSTSRGFAGNIILGDIIVAVDKKPVRSKSELNKVLDDYNVGDEVLLQIRRGSETLELPLVLEETA; the protein is encoded by the exons ATGCAGATAGTAACATTAACAGCAGCCAATCAACCCGCAGCACCTccaaaaacttcatttttggGCCGCCGAGAGCTCTGCTTCGACGGCATTTCATCCATTTGCTGCTCTGACCAACCCTCCTCAGATGACGCCGCTATGGCTTCTGCCTCTTCTGACCCTCAAACTCCAAATTCTCC GGCTGTTAAAACTGAACACGGCCAGTGCAAAGATTTGAGTGGGCGCCTTGTGGGGAAAATCTTCCCCGTCACAACACGCCGGACTTTGTTTGCTAGTCTATCCATGTATTTGGGTTATCATCCTTCAAGGTACTTCTCAG CATATGCATTGGGGGATCCATCAGTGACAGTTGAACAAGTGACACCACCTGTTTTTCCTTCTGGGCCACTTTTTCCTTCCGAG GAAAGAATTGTGCAACTCTTTGAGAAGAATACTTATTCAGTGGTCAACATCTTTGACGTAACTCTTCGTCCTCAACTTAATTTGTCTGGTGTGGTTGAG GTCCCTGAGGGAAATGGTTCTGGAGTTGTTTGGGATGGACTGGGGCACATTGTCACTAACTATCATG TGATTGGCAATTCTCTTTCAAGAAACCCAAGCCGAGGACAAGTTGTTGCACGAGTCAATATTCTTGCTTCAGAAGG agTGCAAAAGAACTTTGAGGGCAGGCTGATTGGTGCAGACCGAGCAAAGGATCTTGCTGTATTAAAG GTGGAAGCATCTGCAGATCTGTTGAGGCCAATCAAGGTGGGGCCTTCGTCTTCTTTAAAAGTTGGCCAACAGTGTTTAGCCATTGGAAATCCATTTGGTTTTGATCATACACTTACAGTTGGGGTCATCAGTGGTCTAAATCGAGATATATTTAGTCAAACTGGAGTTACTATTGGTGATGGAATCCAGACTGATGCTGCCATCAATCCTGGAAACAG TGGAGGTCCTCTGTTGGATTCAAAAGGAAGATTAATTGGGATTAACACGGCAATATTTACTCAGACAG GGACATCTGCTGGTGTTGGGTTTGCAATCCCAGCATCTACTGTGTCGAAGATAGTGCCTCAGCTTATTCAACGTGGCAAA GTTGTTCGAGCTGGTTTAAATATTGAATTTGCTCCAGACCCAGTTGCAAATCAACTCAATGTTCGAAATGGAGCTCTGATTTTGCAG GTACCTCAAAATAGTCTTGCAGCCAAGGCAGGTCTTGTATCCACATCGAGAGGCTTTGCTGGCAACATCATTCTTGGTGATATAATTGTGGCGGTGGACAAAAAACCT GTTAGGAGCAAGTCAGAGTTAAATAAAGTGCTGGATGATTATAATGTCGGAGATGAAGTTCTCCTGCAAATACGAAGAGGCAGTGAGACTTTGGAGTTGCCTCTAGTTCTAGAGGAGACGGCTTGA
- the LOC140010468 gene encoding protease Do-like 8, chloroplastic isoform X2 yields MQIVTLTAANQPAAPPKTSFLGRRELCFDGISSICCSDQPSSDDAAMASASSDPQTPNSPAVKTEHGQCKDLSGRLVGKIFPVTTRRTLFASLSMYLGYHPSRYFSAYALGDPSVTVEQVTPPVFPSGPLFPSEERIVQLFEKNTYSVVNIFDVTLRPQLNLSGVVEVPEGNGSGVVWDGLGHIVTNYHVIGNSLSRNPSRGQVVARVNILASEGVQKNFEGRLIGADRAKDLAVLKVEASADLLRPIKVGPSSSLKVGQQCLAIGNPFGFDHTLTVGVISGLNRDIFSQTGVTIGDGIQTDAAINPGNSGGPLLDSKGRLIGINTAIFTQTGTSAGVGFAIPASTVSKIVPQLIQRGKVPQNSLAAKAGLVSTSRGFAGNIILGDIIVAVDKKPVRSKSELNKVLDDYNVGDEVLLQIRRGSETLELPLVLEETA; encoded by the exons ATGCAGATAGTAACATTAACAGCAGCCAATCAACCCGCAGCACCTccaaaaacttcatttttggGCCGCCGAGAGCTCTGCTTCGACGGCATTTCATCCATTTGCTGCTCTGACCAACCCTCCTCAGATGACGCCGCTATGGCTTCTGCCTCTTCTGACCCTCAAACTCCAAATTCTCC GGCTGTTAAAACTGAACACGGCCAGTGCAAAGATTTGAGTGGGCGCCTTGTGGGGAAAATCTTCCCCGTCACAACACGCCGGACTTTGTTTGCTAGTCTATCCATGTATTTGGGTTATCATCCTTCAAGGTACTTCTCAG CATATGCATTGGGGGATCCATCAGTGACAGTTGAACAAGTGACACCACCTGTTTTTCCTTCTGGGCCACTTTTTCCTTCCGAG GAAAGAATTGTGCAACTCTTTGAGAAGAATACTTATTCAGTGGTCAACATCTTTGACGTAACTCTTCGTCCTCAACTTAATTTGTCTGGTGTGGTTGAG GTCCCTGAGGGAAATGGTTCTGGAGTTGTTTGGGATGGACTGGGGCACATTGTCACTAACTATCATG TGATTGGCAATTCTCTTTCAAGAAACCCAAGCCGAGGACAAGTTGTTGCACGAGTCAATATTCTTGCTTCAGAAGG agTGCAAAAGAACTTTGAGGGCAGGCTGATTGGTGCAGACCGAGCAAAGGATCTTGCTGTATTAAAG GTGGAAGCATCTGCAGATCTGTTGAGGCCAATCAAGGTGGGGCCTTCGTCTTCTTTAAAAGTTGGCCAACAGTGTTTAGCCATTGGAAATCCATTTGGTTTTGATCATACACTTACAGTTGGGGTCATCAGTGGTCTAAATCGAGATATATTTAGTCAAACTGGAGTTACTATTGGTGATGGAATCCAGACTGATGCTGCCATCAATCCTGGAAACAG TGGAGGTCCTCTGTTGGATTCAAAAGGAAGATTAATTGGGATTAACACGGCAATATTTACTCAGACAG GGACATCTGCTGGTGTTGGGTTTGCAATCCCAGCATCTACTGTGTCGAAGATAGTGCCTCAGCTTATTCAACGTGGCAAA GTACCTCAAAATAGTCTTGCAGCCAAGGCAGGTCTTGTATCCACATCGAGAGGCTTTGCTGGCAACATCATTCTTGGTGATATAATTGTGGCGGTGGACAAAAAACCT GTTAGGAGCAAGTCAGAGTTAAATAAAGTGCTGGATGATTATAATGTCGGAGATGAAGTTCTCCTGCAAATACGAAGAGGCAGTGAGACTTTGGAGTTGCCTCTAGTTCTAGAGGAGACGGCTTGA
- the LOC113699425 gene encoding large ribosomal subunit protein eL34, whose translation MAQRLTYRKRHSYATKSNQHRVVKTPGGRLVYQSTKKRASGPKCPVTGKRIQGIPHLRPAEYKRSRLSRNRRTVNRAYGGVLSGSAVRERIIRAFLVEEQKIVKKVLKIQKAKEKLASKS comes from the exons ATGGCGCAGAGGCTTACGTATCGAAAACGGCATAGTTATGCCACCAAATCCAACCAACACAGGGTCGTCAAAACCCCTG GGGGGAGGCTTGTGTATCAGAGCACCAAGAAGAGAGCCAGTGGTCCTAAATGTCCAGTTACTGGGAAAAGAATCCAAGGG ATTCCTCACTTAAGACCTGCTGAATACAAGAGGTCCAGATTGTCCAGGAACCGTAGGACAGTTAATCGTGCTTATGGTGGCGTATTGTCTGGAAGTGCTGTCAGGGAGAG GATTATCCGTGCTTTCTTGGTTGAAGAGCAAAAGATTGTGAAAAAGGTTCTGAAAATTcaaaaggcaaaagaaaagCTAGCTTCGAAGAGTTGA
- the LOC140010339 gene encoding NAP1-related protein 2-like, giving the protein MVAERGKKSKVAAPAEEDSDPIDGELVLSIEKLQEVQDELEKVNEDASDKVLEIEQKYNELRRPVYVRRSEIIKTIPDFWLTAFLSHPALGDLLNEEDQKIFKYLDSLDVEDFKDVKSGYSIAFNFKQNPYFEDTKLTKTFIFLDEGTTRITGTAIKWKEGMGAANGGSHEKKGNKRPASDDSFFSWFSETQQKDTLEVEGLNDEVAEIIKEDLWPNPLKYFNNEADEEDSEGEEDDEEGKGDDDEEDDDEDGNEEDDT; this is encoded by the exons ATGGTGGCTGAGCGAGGAAAGAAATCCAAGGTGGCCGCTCCAGCGGAGGAAGACTCCGATCCCATTGATGGCGAGCTTGTTCTTTCTATCGAGAAGCTTCAAGAAGTCCAGGACGAACTTGAAAag GTAAATGAAGATGCCAGTGACAAAGTACTGGAAATTGAACAGAAGTACAATGAATTACGGAGGCCTGTTTATGTCCGAAGAAGCGAGATCATAAAGACAATTCCTGATTTTTGGTTGACTGCT TTTTTGAGTCATCCAGCGCTTGGTGATCTGTTGAATGAGGAGGATCAGAAG ATTTTCAAATATTTGGATTCGCTTGATGTGGAGGATTTTAAGGATGTGAAATCGGGTTACTCAATTGCATTT AATTTCAAGCAAAACCCATATTTTGAAGATACGAAGCTGACAAAGACATTTATCTTCTTAGATGAAGGAACAACAAGGATAACTGGTACAGCTATCAAGTGGAAGGAAGGCATG GGGGCTGCAAATGGCGGCAGtcatgaaaagaaaggaaataaacGACCAGCATCTGATGACAG CTTCTTTAGTTGGTTTTCTGAAACACAACAAAAAGATACGCTTGAGGTAGAGGGGCTTAATGATGAG GTGGCAGAGATAATTAAGGAGGATTTATGGCCAAACCCTCTGAAATATTTCAACAAT GAAGCTGATGAAGAGGATTCCGAGGGAGAAGAGGATGATGAAGAG GGAAAaggtgatgatgatgaggaagatgatgatgaggatGGCAACGAGGAGGATGACACTTGA
- the LOC140010202 gene encoding protein FEZ-like has protein sequence MDDKGDGDKIDDVMLPGFRFHPTDEELVGFYLKRKIQQRSLPIELIKQVDIYKYDPWDLPKLATSGEKEWYFYCPRDRKYRNSARPNRVTGAGFWKATGTDRPIYSSDGTKCIGLKKSLVFYRGRAAKGIKTDWMMHEFRLPTTSESAPPKKLTDKNLSLHDSWAICRIFKKTSSLAHRALSHTWIAPVCETSPDIFPQGAQYAQYGSENLSCTTESGSTMQLYTNNDLQSASTATFSALNIPSCKPLNGLLSKPSFLAGPNGDIPCNFMFPPSEISGPPNKCSLDVPSMLFNLSPTFLGDANKTSESIEFEGSLHHFNSFSMNPSPDMQEGISIENDEGGLRKDPRDGDASNQWENMRAIGFPFSLPSTLPDVWKPNLPWDSPNCPSEISTQTSVEHNPAILIKRNYFTL, from the exons ATGGACGACAAGGGCGATGGAGATAAGATCGATGATGTTATGTTGCCTGGTTTTCGATTTCATCCCACGGATGAGGAGCTTGTTGGATTCTATCTGAAGCGAAAGATTCAGCAGAGATCACTTCCCATTGAACTGATTAAGCAAGTGGATATCTACAAATATGATCCATGGGATCTTCCAA AGCTGGCAACAAGTGGGGAGAAGGAGTGGTACTTCTACTGCCCAAGAGATCGGAAATATAGGAATAGTGCTCGGCCTAACCGTGTCACAGGAGCTGGATTTTGGAAAGCCACAGGAACTGATAGGCCAATATACTCTTCGGATGGCACCAAATGCATCGGCTTGAAAAAGTCCCTAGTCTTCTACAGGGGCAGAGCTGCCAAAGGAATAAAAACTGACTGGATGATGCATGAGTTTCGACTACCTACTACTTCGGAATCAGCACCGCCCAAGAAGCTCACAGACAAGAACCTTTCTCTGCAT GACTCATGGGCCATTTGCAGGATATTCAAGAAAACTAGCTCGCTCGCTCATAGAGCTCTTTCTCACACCTGGATTGCCCCAGTATGTGAAACATCCCCAGACATCTTCCCACAAGGTGCACAATATGCTCAGTATGGTTCAGAGAATTTATCTTGTACTACAGAAAGTGGATCAACCATGCAGCTCTACACTAACAATGACTTACAATCGGCTTCTACCGCCACATTCTCTGCCCTAAACATCCCTTCGTGCAAACCCCTAAATGGACTGCTTTCTAAACCATCTTTTTTGGCTGGTCCAAATGGGGATATCCCCTGTAACTTTATGTTTCCACCTTCGGAAATATCAGGACCACCAAACAAGTGTTCGCTTGATGTTCCTTCAATGCTTTTCAACCTTTCCCCTACATTCCTGGGGGATGCCAATAAGACCTCAGAAAGCATCGAATTTGAAGGATCTCTGCACCATTTCAACAGCTTTTCAATGAACCCATCACCAGATATGCAAGAAGGTATAAGCATTGAAAACGATGAAGGAGGGCTCAGAAAAGATCCAAGGGACGGTGATGCAAGTAATCAATGGGAAAACATGAGAGCAATTGGTTTCCCTTTCAGTTTGCCTTCAACTCTACCTGATGTATGGAAGCCTAATCTGCCATGGGACTCTCCAAACTGTCCTAGTGAAATATCCACGCAAACAAGTGTTGAACATAATCCTGCCATCTTGATAAAGAGAAACTATTTTACCTTATAA